The following are encoded in a window of Algiphilus aromaticivorans DG1253 genomic DNA:
- a CDS encoding HPF/RaiA family ribosome-associated protein: MQVQINPADGITLSEALEQHIHDKLEALEKRFGDRLTRIEVHLKDINGPKGGPDKHCKLEARPRGLQPAVAESTTEDAYEGISLSADRLKKVLEKQLGKRGERG; this comes from the coding sequence GTGCAGGTACAAATCAATCCAGCGGATGGCATCACACTCTCGGAGGCGCTGGAGCAACACATCCACGACAAGCTGGAAGCGCTGGAGAAGCGCTTCGGCGACCGGCTGACACGGATCGAGGTGCATCTCAAGGACATCAACGGCCCCAAGGGCGGTCCGGACAAACACTGCAAGCTTGAGGCGCGCCCGCGCGGCCTGCAGCCGGCTGTGGCCGAGTCGACCACGGAGGACGCCTACGAAGGCATCAGCCTGAGCGCGGACCGGTTGAAGAAGGTGTTGGAGAAGCAGCTCGGCAAGCGCGGCGAGCGTGGTTAG